In bacterium, a single window of DNA contains:
- the coaE gene encoding Dephospho-CoA kinase, with amino-acid sequence MVHYRLGLTGGIGSGKSTVGALLEQRGAQLIDADQLARAVVAPGEPALAEIVERWGAGMLLADGSLNRAALAAVVFADPSERAALEAMTHPRIVARSESLLANSDAIVGVHMAALLLEAGAADRCDGLWLVTAPEEVRIKRVIGRDGVEPTAVQARMQSQWPDSKKQALVDVVIDSDCSLDELEERVDEAWTFLLAAIAEGRPAYPPRSSDAASA; translated from the coding sequence GTGGTGCACTATCGCCTCGGTCTGACGGGTGGCATCGGGTCCGGCAAAAGCACGGTCGGCGCGCTGCTTGAGCAACGCGGAGCGCAGCTGATCGATGCGGACCAGCTGGCCCGGGCAGTCGTCGCTCCAGGTGAACCGGCCCTCGCGGAAATCGTGGAGCGCTGGGGAGCAGGAATGCTCCTGGCCGATGGCTCACTGAATCGGGCCGCCCTGGCAGCCGTCGTCTTTGCGGACCCATCCGAGCGAGCCGCCCTCGAAGCGATGACGCATCCCCGTATCGTGGCGCGCTCTGAATCGCTCCTGGCGAACTCTGATGCAATCGTCGGTGTTCACATGGCGGCCCTGCTGCTGGAAGCGGGGGCCGCTGACCGCTGCGATGGACTTTGGCTGGTGACCGCACCAGAAGAGGTCCGCATAAAGCGCGTCATAGGGCGGGATGGGGTCGAGCCCACAGCTGTTCAGGCCCGGATGCAGTCGCAGTGGCCCGACAGCAAGAAACAAGCGCTGGTGGATGTCGTCATCGATAGCGACTGTTCATTAGATGAACTGGAGGAACGGGTGGATGAGGCCTGGACCTTCCTGCTGGCCGCGATCGCCGAAGGGCGTCCTGCATATCCCCCCCGGTCCTCGGATGCTGCTTCCGCATGA
- the fpgS gene encoding Folylpolyglutamate synthase codes for MSDQPSVLERPILTGDDVRRFFREVAPWQQMRWGTERVELLLQRLDRPTPQQRFVTIGGTNAKGSTTLYLAALLRAIGHRVGATLSPHISDLTERIHLDGEFIPVPVLIRACERLRQARREWPAGESPGTPTYHELWTAAAIEAFAAEGCEWGILEVGMGGRYDAARAVTPVAALLTPVGFDHMQFLGNTLEAIATEKVQIFPPQGLVVTAHQTPGVREVIASQVAALGATWLAIEEEVALTLSDGPSPVQPRFDYRSRDWELQNLSTGLKGRYQTENAALALLTIQGLVAQGALPTLPDEAVVRDALRRVTPALHPARFELLSESPPLWCEGGHNPPALEAFVEEFLLLGLTGPLELLIGFKWDKDVPAALQTLARLRPSAITVTESHQVQPRPAAEVAQIVREQLPGVAIHVEPDSREAARYWAERVWQQTGAAGLVIGSLYLCGDIRRYIVEGALGVGPWLVPPFQLPEET; via the coding sequence ATGAGTGACCAGCCGTCGGTGTTAGAGCGGCCGATCCTGACTGGCGATGATGTTCGCCGCTTTTTCCGGGAAGTCGCCCCCTGGCAGCAGATGCGGTGGGGGACCGAGCGTGTTGAACTGCTGCTGCAGCGGCTGGACCGCCCAACCCCACAGCAACGATTCGTCACGATCGGCGGCACCAATGCCAAAGGGTCCACCACCCTTTACCTTGCTGCGCTCCTCCGGGCGATAGGGCATCGTGTCGGAGCTACCCTGAGTCCGCACATCTCCGATCTGACTGAGCGCATTCATCTGGATGGGGAGTTTATCCCGGTGCCCGTGCTGATTCGGGCGTGTGAGCGTCTGCGGCAGGCGCGTCGCGAATGGCCGGCCGGCGAGTCGCCAGGGACGCCGACCTATCATGAACTCTGGACCGCCGCCGCCATCGAAGCCTTCGCCGCTGAAGGCTGCGAGTGGGGGATTCTTGAAGTCGGTATGGGAGGGCGCTATGACGCTGCCCGGGCGGTGACGCCGGTCGCAGCACTCCTGACACCGGTCGGGTTCGACCACATGCAGTTTTTGGGCAATACCCTGGAAGCAATCGCGACCGAAAAGGTGCAGATCTTTCCCCCGCAGGGCCTGGTCGTGACCGCCCATCAGACCCCTGGTGTGCGGGAAGTAATCGCCTCACAAGTGGCCGCCCTGGGAGCAACCTGGCTTGCCATCGAAGAAGAGGTCGCGCTGACCCTGTCCGATGGTCCCTCGCCGGTCCAGCCCCGGTTCGACTATCGATCGCGGGACTGGGAGCTTCAGAATCTTTCCACCGGTCTCAAAGGGCGCTACCAGACAGAAAATGCCGCTCTGGCGCTCCTGACGATCCAGGGACTGGTGGCTCAAGGGGCACTCCCGACTTTGCCAGACGAGGCCGTGGTGCGTGACGCGCTCCGGCGGGTAACACCGGCCCTGCATCCTGCCAGATTCGAGCTACTGTCCGAGTCGCCGCCGCTGTGGTGTGAGGGAGGCCACAATCCCCCCGCATTGGAAGCCTTTGTCGAGGAGTTCCTTCTGCTTGGACTCACCGGCCCCCTGGAGCTGCTGATCGGCTTCAAGTGGGACAAAGATGTGCCCGCCGCATTGCAGACACTGGCCCGGCTCCGACCATCGGCAATCACCGTCACCGAGTCCCACCAGGTGCAGCCTCGACCAGCAGCCGAAGTCGCTCAGATCGTTCGTGAGCAGCTGCCCGGAGTCGCGATTCATGTGGAGCCAGATTCCCGGGAGGCAGCCCGATACTGGGCGGAGCGTGTCTGGCAGCAAACAGGCGCTGCTGGCCTGGTCATCGGTTCCCTCTATCTGTGCGGGGACATTCGGCGTTACATTGTGGAAGGCGCGCTGGGAGTTGGACCCTGGCTGGTCCCACCGTTCCAACTTCCCGAGGAGACCTGA
- the gpmI gene encoding 2,3-bisphosphoglycerate-independent phosphoglycerate mutase, producing MTPPLKRRVCLVILDGVGYRTETSHNAVAAAQTPFLDRAYNEFPWVLLEPGGEAVGLPAGQMGNSEVGHLNLGAGRVIYQELTRIDKAIAIGELASNPGLGDFLASIAADGGALHLIGLCSDGGVHASLEHLLALLTLLPKLFRGAVYLHVLTDGRDTNPTSGAGFVTRLEAALAGQDRVRIADVGGRYYAMDRDKRWDRVEKAYRVLVDGEAGRVASSASAAVQMAYSEGTTDEFIPPTRLEWAGRGPLEGCIQPGDGVLCFNFRADRMRQLVRTLIDPAFTEFARPHFGSLHVATMTQYDATFPVTVLFPPQDASGGLVSYLSDLGFGIFKIAETEKYAHVTYFFNGGVEEPYPGEERVLIPSPKVATYDLQPAMSAPEVTDLLARRILEHTDALLVCNYANGDMVGHTGNFEAAVAAMTVIDQSLLTLYQACQERDVLLCITADHGNCEEMQLEGDISTQHSLRPVPFIVCDPAIHLQQNVAPGALAQVSPTVLDFMGLPIPPQMTAPSLAVQPASVAAG from the coding sequence ATGACACCTCCGCTGAAGCGACGCGTCTGCCTGGTCATCCTCGATGGCGTCGGGTACCGGACAGAGACTTCCCACAACGCAGTCGCCGCCGCCCAGACTCCATTTCTGGACCGCGCCTATAACGAGTTCCCTTGGGTCCTGCTGGAACCCGGTGGAGAGGCAGTCGGGCTTCCGGCAGGACAGATGGGGAACAGCGAAGTGGGGCATCTGAACCTGGGAGCAGGCCGGGTGATTTACCAGGAACTCACCCGCATCGACAAAGCGATTGCTATTGGCGAACTGGCCTCCAACCCTGGCCTGGGTGACTTCCTGGCTTCCATCGCGGCTGACGGCGGAGCCCTGCATCTCATCGGACTCTGCTCCGATGGGGGAGTCCACGCTTCTTTAGAGCATCTACTGGCACTCCTCACACTCTTGCCGAAACTGTTCCGGGGAGCGGTCTATCTGCATGTCCTGACGGATGGCCGGGACACCAACCCAACGAGCGGGGCAGGATTTGTGACCCGTCTGGAAGCGGCACTGGCGGGCCAGGACCGTGTCCGCATCGCCGATGTTGGGGGCCGGTATTACGCCATGGATCGGGACAAGCGCTGGGACCGGGTAGAAAAAGCGTACCGGGTGCTGGTCGATGGCGAGGCGGGGCGCGTCGCCTCCAGCGCCAGTGCCGCCGTGCAGATGGCGTACAGCGAAGGGACCACCGACGAGTTCATCCCGCCCACGCGCCTCGAGTGGGCAGGGCGGGGTCCCCTGGAGGGTTGCATCCAGCCGGGGGATGGGGTCCTCTGCTTTAACTTTCGGGCGGACCGGATGCGACAACTGGTCCGGACACTCATCGATCCCGCCTTCACCGAGTTTGCACGCCCCCACTTCGGCTCGCTGCATGTCGCGACCATGACCCAGTACGACGCAACGTTTCCAGTGACAGTCCTCTTTCCGCCCCAGGACGCGTCCGGGGGGCTGGTGTCTTATCTGAGTGACCTGGGGTTCGGGATTTTCAAGATCGCGGAAACCGAGAAGTACGCCCACGTGACCTATTTTTTCAATGGCGGAGTCGAGGAACCCTATCCGGGCGAGGAGCGAGTTCTGATCCCTTCGCCCAAAGTCGCGACCTATGATCTTCAGCCAGCGATGAGCGCTCCAGAGGTCACCGATCTCCTGGCGCGTCGCATTTTGGAGCACACCGATGCCCTGCTGGTCTGCAATTACGCGAATGGCGACATGGTGGGACATACTGGCAATTTCGAGGCTGCCGTCGCAGCGATGACCGTGATCGATCAGTCGTTACTCACGCTATACCAAGCATGTCAGGAGCGGGATGTCCTGCTTTGCATCACGGCAGATCACGGGAATTGTGAAGAAATGCAGCTTGAGGGTGACATCTCGACACAGCATTCCCTCCGACCGGTCCCGTTCATCGTCTGCGACCCGGCGATTCATTTACAACAGAACGTCGCTCCAGGAGCACTGGCGCAGGTCTCTCCTACTGTGCTGGACTTCATGGGACTCCCGATTCCGCCGCAAATGACAGCGCCATCGCTGGCCGTACAGCCAGCATCCGTCGCTGCCGGCTAG
- the acdA_1 gene encoding Acyl-CoA dehydrogenase — protein MEFALTADQGAMLDMVRSWVREELAPRMIAIDEGGKHPWDQQRALGQMGVFGALFGEEWGGGGLDFLTYILLLEEVSYGCFNTGLAMSVHTMAGTAVQKFGTPEQHATWLPGLASGEQLIAFCLSEPDAGSDVAGMKCRADRDGDHYVLNGTKAWITFGGDAHVYLVYAVTDAAAPRGKGITAFLLPADTPGMEWGEDEKKMGGCGLANRQLHLTDCRIPASAVVGAPGAGFQIAMAGLNGGRIGIAATCTGVARRAIDEALKYAHERIAFGQPIAEFQGIQWKFADLATELEAARLLTYKAAWERSRGERGIRLASMAKRYATDAAFHITAEAVQLFGGYGYTREYPVERLLRYVKGAQIFEGSNEIQRTVIARELYRTVGEPEPILVTAEVA, from the coding sequence GTGGAATTTGCCCTGACAGCCGACCAGGGAGCCATGCTTGACATGGTGCGGTCGTGGGTGCGGGAGGAACTCGCCCCCCGCATGATCGCCATTGATGAGGGGGGCAAGCATCCCTGGGATCAGCAGCGAGCGCTGGGGCAGATGGGCGTTTTTGGGGCCTTGTTCGGCGAAGAGTGGGGTGGGGGCGGACTTGATTTCCTGACCTATATCCTGCTGCTGGAGGAAGTCTCTTACGGTTGTTTCAACACCGGGCTGGCAATGTCGGTCCATACGATGGCCGGTACCGCCGTCCAGAAGTTCGGGACACCAGAGCAACATGCGACCTGGCTTCCGGGACTCGCGAGCGGGGAACAGCTCATCGCGTTCTGCCTGTCGGAGCCCGATGCCGGCTCGGATGTCGCGGGCATGAAATGCCGGGCGGACCGCGATGGCGATCACTATGTCCTCAATGGCACCAAAGCCTGGATTACTTTCGGTGGCGATGCCCATGTTTATCTGGTCTATGCAGTCACCGATGCTGCCGCTCCCCGGGGAAAGGGCATTACAGCCTTCCTGCTTCCTGCAGACACACCAGGCATGGAGTGGGGGGAAGACGAAAAAAAGATGGGTGGCTGCGGACTCGCGAACCGGCAGCTCCACCTGACAGACTGCCGGATTCCGGCGTCCGCGGTCGTGGGAGCTCCCGGCGCTGGTTTCCAGATCGCCATGGCCGGACTCAACGGAGGTCGGATCGGGATCGCCGCCACCTGCACTGGGGTCGCCCGACGCGCCATCGATGAGGCCCTGAAGTACGCTCATGAACGCATCGCATTCGGCCAGCCCATCGCTGAGTTTCAGGGCATCCAGTGGAAGTTCGCCGACCTCGCTACCGAGCTGGAAGCCGCGCGGCTGCTGACCTATAAGGCAGCCTGGGAGCGGTCCCGCGGCGAACGGGGCATCCGCCTCGCTTCCATGGCGAAGCGCTATGCCACCGATGCGGCTTTTCACATCACGGCAGAGGCGGTCCAGTTGTTCGGTGGCTACGGTTACACCCGGGAGTACCCCGTCGAGCGGCTGCTGCGCTATGTCAAAGGTGCACAAATCTTCGAGGGCTCCAACGAGATCCAGCGAACAGTTATCGCCCGGGAACTGTACCGGACAGTCGGGGAGCCGGAGCCGATCCTCGTGACAGCGGAGGTGGCGTGA